The following DNA comes from Candidatus Dadabacteria bacterium.
TCGTGAAATCGATTTTAGGTTCCGCGGACGATGTCGGCGAGAAGATGTGGGAACTTCCTCTTGATGCGGAGCTAAGAGAGGAAATAAGAAGTCGCGTGGCAGACGTTAAGAATGTAGGAAGCAGGTGGGGTGGGGCGATAACCGCGGCGCTTTTCCTCGAAAATTTCGTTTCGGATGTTCCTTGGGTCCATATAGATATAGCCGGCCCCTCATACGTGGAGAAATCCTCGGAGTGGTATCAGTACGGGGCAACCGGGTTCGGGGTGAGAACCATAGTTAACTACCTTATGAAAAGGTAGGTTCCTTGCCGATCGCTCTTTTCCTGAAAAAAAGAGGATCCGGGGGGCGTAATCAGGCATCTTGCTTCCTCTTATAGTCTGCTTCTTGCCCCCAATGATTTGTCGTGCTAGCCTACCTTCCTCCACCCTGAATGTACCGGAGGAACACCTATGTTAACCCTTTACGATGACCCGATTTCCGGCAATGGCTATAAGGTCCGATGGATCCTTCGGCTTACTGGCAAGGCTTTTCGAGTAGTCAACCTAGATATATTGAATGGTGAGACCCGAACCCCAGAATTCCTGGCGATCAACCCGAATGGAAAAATCCCGACCTTGGTGTTTGAAGATGGTCGTGTGCTTACAGAATCAAACGCAATCCTGTTCCATTTTGCCGAAGGAACCGACTATTTGCCGTCCGAACCCTTCAAGCGAGCTCAGGTTCTACAATGGTTGTTCTGGGAGCAATACAGCCATGAGCCAAACATCGCTACTTCACGTTTTTTGCGCCAGCATCGCGAGTTGACAGACGACGTGCTGGCTATGCTGGAAGCCAAAAAGGCACCGGGTGAAGCCGCACTGGCTCTTATGGAAAACCATCTGACTTCTCATATTTTTCTAGTTGCCGAGAGTTTCTCGATTGCTGATATTGCGCTCTACGCATACACTCATGTGGCTGAGGAAGGTGGATTTGCTTTAGATGGATATCCTGCAATTCGAGCTTGGGTTAAGCGCGTTGAGAATGTTCCTGGATTCATATCCATGAGCGAGGCAAGCAAACCCTTTGATGAAGCGGCGGTTTAGACGATAGACCGCTAGGTTAAAACATAGTTTTTGTTTGGGAAACCGGTTCAAGGGATGTAATCAAGCCAGTGGCTAAATTTCTCATCCTCTCCTTTTATCACGGCGAAATACCTTTCTTGGAGTCTTTTTGTTATTTCTCCAGGTTTTCCGGAACCTATTTTCTTGCCGTCAACTTCTTTTATAGGCGTTACTTCGGCGGCGGTGCCAGTGAAAAAGGCTTCATCCGCGATGTATAGCTCGTCTCTTGTGAAACGCTGCTCCTTTACCGAAAGACCTTCGTCGTCGGCGAGATCCAGAACGCATTTTCTAGTTATTCCTTCCAGTATAGAAGTTAGAGGAGGAGTTTTGAGAATCCCGTTTCTAACGATGAAGATGTTTTCCCCGCTTCCTTCGGCCACGTAACCTTCTGAGTCAAGCAGTATTGCCTCATCGAAACCGAGGTCGGCGGCTTCCTGGCGTGCCATTACTGAATTCACATAATTTCCGCATATCTTGGCCTTGGTCATAAAGGAGTTAACGTGCATTCTCGTATAGGATGATATCTTTACCCTGATTCCGTTAGCAATCGCGTCATCTCCCAGATATGTCCCCCATGGCCATACGGCTATCGCCACGGTTACGGCGTTATCTCCGGGAAGTATTCCTTTTTTCCCCGGTCCGATAAAAGCTATTGGCCTGATGTAAGCTTCATCGAGTCCGTTTTCACGCAGAAGGTCCGTTATTGCATCGCAAAGGGTCTGCATGTCATATGGAATTTCTATGCCGGCCACGTGCGCCGAGGTATAAAGCCTTTCCATGTGTTCGGTGAGTTTTAGGATTGCCGACTTTCCGTTAGAGCATTTATAAGCTCTTATGCCTTCAAAGACGCCTAGGCCGTAGTGCAGAGTGTGGGTAAGTACGTGCACGTTTGCCTCATCCCAAGGCACTGTTTCTCCGTTAAACCATATTTTGGATTGATCGGCTGACATAAGTTGCTACCACGGTATTGGGGAAAAAACTTTGGAAACATTATTATTATTCCCCTTTTCATTGTCAAGCTAGGTTCATGATTGGGGTTTGGTTACAGATGTGATATGAATTTCCGCGGATTTTTGCGTGAGTACGAGTCGCTACCACTTACACTAGAAGAATATTTTCAGGGCTGGAGATCTGTGTTTTTACTTCGACTCTAGATGTTCTTCAATTATCTCGCTCATTTCCCGAAAGAATTTCGATCTTGGAATAACGAGATCCACTCCCTTTTCCCTGAATTTGCTGGCAAGCTCCCGTTCCACGTGTGGCAGATATCCTATACAGAAGGTTCCTTGATGTTCTGGAAAGCTCTTAAGCTTGGTGAAGATATCTTCGGCATCAATTCTCTTTGAGGCGAGATCAACAATTACGAGGTCAACTGTTTTTCCTCCTATCTTGTCTCGAAACTCATCATGGTTCTTTACCTTTATCATAACAATACCAAGGTGTTTGGTCGCGCTTTCAATCTTTGACGAGAAGAACATGTCGTCAGCTACTAGGCAGACTGTTTTTTGTGGAGTTTCCATTATCTCGGAACAAAGATTCCTGCTTCGCCTGAATCCTACAAGTTCTAGACGGATGTAAAAGACAGATAGTTTCCTCTACAGCTGAGTTTAGATTCTGAAAAATATTTAGGAAACTGCTAATATATGTGAAAAAACCAAAAAAGTTTTGCGGCCTGATGGGAGTTCTGTTGCATTTAAGGAGGATAAAATGAAGGCTACTTTTATTGCTTTTCTTGTGGCTATGATATTCGGGATTAACCCGATTTTTGAAAAACTGAGTCTGAAAGATGCTTCTCCGCTTTCGGTAATCACCATAAGATTTGTTTTCACTTCGTTGTGTCTGGTGTGTTTAGTGTTGGCTACGGGCAGGTTTGCACAGGTCATTGCTGTCGACGGCCGGACGCTTTTCTGGATACTTCTTTCGGGACTAATCGGAGGATTGATCGGTCTTTTTCTCTATTTCACGGCTCTTCAGATGGCCGATACCTCAAAAATTGTTGCGATAGTGGCTACTTTTCCCATGTTTACAGCCATCTACGCTTATCTTTTTCTGGGAGAAAGTCCAGGACCCATGAGGATTACGGGAATTGCTTTTATAGTTATCGGTTCTATCCTGATTGAGTGGAATCTGCTTGCGGACTGAAGTGCCTAGATATCCAAGGATTCTAGGTAATCGCGGAACTCTTCAGCCATGTCTGGATGTCCGTGTCTTGATGCCGCCTGGATGCCCTTTTCATAGGCATCCTTTGCCTGGTCTGGCATCCCAAGTTCAGTGTAGCAATGGCCAAGTATTCTGTAAGCGGCCCCTTCGTCGTCTTTAAGTTTTAGGTAGGTGTTAATTGTTTCTATGGTCTCCTCGTAACGATTGAGCTTGAAATATTCATTTGCAAGACTGTAGTAAACAAGGGGGCTTGCGGGGTTTTTCTCAAGTAACTTCTTAAATCTCTGAATTCTTTCTTCTGACATTTTTAACTAGCAATTCCGATCTTGAGAATCTTTAGTCTATCTCTTTCTCGTCTCTCAGCATGAAGTCTTCGAAACCGAAAACACCCATGAAGTTCTTTATAACGGATTGTGTGACGTCATCCATTTTAACTTCCTCTTCGT
Coding sequences within:
- a CDS encoding glutathione S-transferase family protein yields the protein MLTLYDDPISGNGYKVRWILRLTGKAFRVVNLDILNGETRTPEFLAINPNGKIPTLVFEDGRVLTESNAILFHFAEGTDYLPSEPFKRAQVLQWLFWEQYSHEPNIATSRFLRQHRELTDDVLAMLEAKKAPGEAALALMENHLTSHIFLVAESFSIADIALYAYTHVAEEGGFALDGYPAIRAWVKRVENVPGFISMSEASKPFDEAAV
- a CDS encoding branched-chain amino acid transaminase, with the protein product MSADQSKIWFNGETVPWDEANVHVLTHTLHYGLGVFEGIRAYKCSNGKSAILKLTEHMERLYTSAHVAGIEIPYDMQTLCDAITDLLRENGLDEAYIRPIAFIGPGKKGILPGDNAVTVAIAVWPWGTYLGDDAIANGIRVKISSYTRMHVNSFMTKAKICGNYVNSVMARQEAADLGFDEAILLDSEGYVAEGSGENIFIVRNGILKTPPLTSILEGITRKCVLDLADDEGLSVKEQRFTRDELYIADEAFFTGTAAEVTPIKEVDGKKIGSGKPGEITKRLQERYFAVIKGEDEKFSHWLDYIP
- a CDS encoding EamA family transporter produces the protein MKATFIAFLVAMIFGINPIFEKLSLKDASPLSVITIRFVFTSLCLVCLVLATGRFAQVIAVDGRTLFWILLSGLIGGLIGLFLYFTALQMADTSKIVAIVATFPMFTAIYAYLFLGESPGPMRITGIAFIVIGSILIEWNLLAD
- a CDS encoding tetratricopeptide repeat protein, encoding MSEERIQRFKKLLEKNPASPLVYYSLANEYFKLNRYEETIETINTYLKLKDDEGAAYRILGHCYTELGMPDQAKDAYEKGIQAASRHGHPDMAEEFRDYLESLDI